From a region of the Phaseolus vulgaris cultivar G19833 chromosome 6, P. vulgaris v2.0, whole genome shotgun sequence genome:
- the LOC137832746 gene encoding KH domain-containing protein HEN4-like encodes MGSTFHSPPAKRSAPDPHPFPSKGHSKRPRSSRPPPPPLAVPPGHAAFRLLCNASRIGGVIGKSGSVIKKLQISTGAKIRIEDASPESPDRIILVIADAALSGKVMLRNDEAVEVSKAQEALLMVFDRILDVAAESEGVEVGDMLMSCRLVADAAQAGSVIGKGGRVVERIKKNTGCKIRVLTDDLPLCASSSDEIIEIEGRVSSVKKALVAVSQRLQDCYPVDRTVITGSKPYEMVQYEARDALPRETLTAVPHETVDRLPPRSSALSTLSSCSSSYGTRVHSFPAEVNRVSSLEPNALEQEVTFRILCSNDRVGGVIGKGGNIVRALQSETGATISIGPSVAGCEDRIITITASENPESRYSPAQKAAVLVYSRSIESGFEKGLDSELSNRSLVTARLVVPSSQVGCLIGKGGVIISEMRKVTGASIRIVGTDQVPKCASDNDQVVQISGDFSSVQDALYNATGRLRDNLFASTQYSAGARSLSTLRVDSSPYGRLQDVVPLGSQLPAATSHSLSRHTFAHGIDHHALSRSLDRPSSPGLWTRNLDRPYSPGPWSRNLDRPSSPGPWSRNLDRPSSPGPWSRNLDRLSSPGLWTPPTMPGINSRGVNDFNWGLTSRRGGLERVSGKSAIVTNTTVEIVVPDDTIDYVYGENGSNLARLRQISGAKVVVHEPRPGTRDRTIVISGSPDETKAAQSLLQAFILSGSS; translated from the exons ATGGGAAGCACCTTTCATTCTCCGCCAGCTAAGCGTTCCGCACCCGACCCACACCCGTttccttcgaagggacattccaAGCGCCCCAGGTCGTCCAGGCCTCCGCCGCCGCCGCTCGCCGTGCCGCCCGGCCACGCGGCTTTCCGCCTTCTCTGCAACGCCTCCCGAATCGGCGGGGTCATCGGCAAGTCCGGCTCCGTTATTAAAAAGCTCCAGATATCCACCGGGGCCAAGATCCGAATCGAGGACGCGTCGCCAGAGTCGCCGGACCGTATCATCCTGGTCATTGCCGACGCCGCCCTCAGCGGCAAGGTTATGCTGAGAAATGACGAGGCTGTTGAGGTTTCGAAGGCGCAAGAAGCGCTGCTGATGGTGTTCGATAGGATCCTCGATGTGGCAGCGGAGTCGGAGGGCGTCGAGGTCGGCGACATGCTAATGTCTTGCCGGCTTGTGGCGGACGCGGCGCAAGCCGGTTCCGTCATCGGCAAGGGCGGGAGAGTGGTGGAGAGGATAAAAAAGAACACTGGATGTAAAATTAGGGTTTTAACTGATGATTTGCCGCTTTGTGCCTCCTCTTCGGATGAAATCATTGAG ATAGAAGGCAGAGTGTCATCTGTAAAGAAGGCACTGGTTGCTGTCTCCCAACGTCTTCAAGATTGTTATCCTGTTGATAGAACAGTGATAACAGGAAGCAAACCTTATGAAATGGTTCAGTATGAAGCCAGAGATGCACTTCCTCGTGAGACTTTAACTGCAGTACCACATGAGACTGTAGATCGTCTTCCGCCGAGGAGCTCTGCACTGTCTACTTTATCCAGTTGCTCTAGCAGCTATGGCACCAGAGTTCACTCATTTCCAGCAGAAGTTAATAGAGTCTCCTCCCTGGAACCAAATGCACTTGAGCAGGAAGTCACCTTCAGAATACTTTGTTCAAATGATAGAGTTGGAGGAGTTATTGGGAAGGGAGGCAATATTGTTAGAGCTCTTCAGAGTGAGACCGGCGCTACAATAAGTATTGGTCCTTCAGTAGCTGGGTGTGAGGATCGAATAATTACTATTACTGCTTCCGAG AATCCTGAGTCAAGATATTCCCCAGCACAAAAGGCTGCTGTGCTTGTTTACTCCAGATCCATTGAATCTGGTTTTGAGAAAGGGCTAGACTCTGAATTAAGTAACAGGTCACTTGTTACTGCACGGCTTGTAGTCCCATCAAGCCAAGTTGGTTGTTTGATAGGAAAAGGTGGAGTAATAATATCAGAAATGCGGAAGGTTACTGGGGCTAGCATAAGAATAGTTGGGACTGATCAGGTGCCAAAATGTGCATCAGATAACGATcaagttgtacag ATATCAGGAGACTTTTCAAGTGTGCAAGATGCATTATATAATGCAACTGGTAGACTGCGAGATAATCTTTTTGCCAGCACTCAGTATAGTGCTGGAGCAAGGAGCCTTTCTACTCTACGAGTTGATAGCAGCCCCTATGGGAGACTGCAGGATGTTGTTCCTCTTGGAAGCCAACTACCTGCAGCCACTTCTCATAGTCTGAGTAGACATACTTTTGCTCATGGCATTGATCAtcatgctctttctagaagttTAGATCGTCCTTCTTCCCCGGGCTTATGGACTAGAAATTTAGATCGTCCTTATTCACCAGGGCCGTGGTCTAGAAATTTAGATCGTCCTTCTTCACCAGGGCCGTGGTCTAGAAATTTAGATCGTCCTTCCTCACCAGGACCGTGGTCTAGAAATTTAGACCGTCTTTCTTCACCAGGGTTATGGACACCGCCg ACAATGCCTGGGATAAATTCAAGAGGAGTTAATGATTTTAACTGGGGATTGACATCTCGAAGAGGAGGCTTAGAACGTGTCAG CGGTAAATCTGCCATCGTGACTAATACGACAGTAGAAATTGTTGTTCCTGATGATACTATTGATTATGTATATGGGGAAAATGGTAGCAATTTGGCTCGTCTGAGACAG ATATCGGGTGCGAAGGTTGTTGTCCATGAACCTCGTCCTGGAACAAGAGACAGGACTATTGTCATATCTGGTTCACCTGATGAAACCAAAGCAGCACAGAGCCTTCTCCAAGCATTTATTCTTAGTGGCTCATCATGA
- the LOC137832744 gene encoding dynamin-related protein 3A-like yields MAEEVSSSTTSPAASATAPLGSSVISLVNRLQDIFSRVGSQSTIDLPQVAVVGSQSSGKSSVLEALVGRDFLPRGNDICTRRPLVLQLVQTKRKPDAPDDEYGEFLHLPGRKFHDFSDIRREIQAETDREAGGNKGVSDKQIRLKIFSPNVLDITLVDLPGITKVPVGDQPSDIEARIRTMIMSYIKTPTCLILAVTPANSDLANSDALQMAGIADPDGNRTIGIITKLDIMDRGTDARNLLLGKVIPLRLGYVGVVNRSQEDIQMNRSIKDALVAEEKFFRSRPVYSGLADSCGVPQLAKKLNQILAQHIKAVLPGLRARISTSLVSVAKEHASYGEITESKAGQGALLLNILSKYCEAFSSMVEGKNEEMSTSELSGGARIHYIFQSIFVKSLEEVDPCEDLTDDDIRTAIQNATGPKSALFVPEVPFEVLVRRQISRLLDPSLQCARFIYDELMKISHRCMVTELQRFPFLRKRMDEVIGNFLREGLEPSENMIAHMVEMEMDYINTSHPNFIGGSKALEIAVQQSKSSRAAISVSRQKDALESDKGSASERSVKSRAILARQANGVVTDPGVRAASDVEKSVPSGNTVGSSWGISSIFGGGDSRMTVKENMASKPQTEPIHSVEHSFSMIHLREPPPILRPSESNSETEVIEITVTKLLLRSYYDIVRKNVEDLIPKAIMHFLVNNTKRELHNVFIKKLYRDNLFEEMLQEPDEIALKRKRCRELLRAYQQAFKDLEELPMEAETVERGYSLPETTGLPKIHGLPTSSMYSTSSSGDYYAASPKHSKSKRSSHSGEFQSPMHAIPDSNGSGRPFTSGFYPTLEG; encoded by the exons ATGGCAGAAGAGGTTTCTTCTTCTACTACTTCTCCCGCGGCATCTGCTACCGCTCCTCTTGGTTCCAGCGTGATCTCCCTAGTCAACCGCCTTCAGGACATCTTCTCGCGCGTCGGCAGCCAATCCACCATCGACCTCCCTCAGGTCGCCGTCGTCGGCAGCCAGAGCAGCGGCAAGTCCAGCGTCCTCGAAGCCCTAGTCGGCCGCGACTTTCTCCCCCGCGGCAACGACATATGCACTCGCCGCCCCCTCGTCCTCCAGCTCGTCCAGACCAAGCGCAAGCCCGACGCCCCCGACGATGAGTACGGCGAGTTCCTCCATCTCCCTGGCAGAAAATTCCACGATTTCTCCGATATTCGCAGGGAAATTCAG GCTGAAACTGATAGGGAAGCAGGAGGGAACAAAGGTGTCTCAGACAAGCAGATTCGACTGAAGATTTTTTCACCAAATGTTCTTGATATCACGCTTGTAGATCTCCCAGGCATTACGAAGGTTCCTGTTGGTGACCAGCCTTCTGATATTGAAGCTCGAATCAGAACAATGATCATGTCATATATCAAAACTCCCACATGTCTCATTCTGGCTGTCACACCGGCAAATTCAGATTTGGCTAATTCAGATGCTCTCCAGATGGCAGGGATTGCTGATCCTGATG GTAATAGAACAATCGGCATAATCACAAAG TTGGATATCATGGACAGAGGTACTGATGCCCGGAATCTGTTACTAGGAAAAGTTATCCCCCTCCGACTTGGTTATGTAGGTGTTGTAAATCGTAGTCAGGAG GATATTCAAATGAACCGGAGTATAAAGGATGCTCTTGTGGCTGAAGAGAAATTTTTCCGCAGTCGCCCT GTATACAGTGGTCTGGCAGATAGTTGTGGTGTTCCTCAACTAGCAAAGAAGTTGAACCAG ATTCTAGCACAACATATAAAGGCTGTGCTACCTGGGCTGAGAGCACGTATAAGTACTTCATTAGTCTCTGTTGCAAAGGAGCATGCAAGCTATGGTGAAATCACTGAGTCCAAG GCTGGTCAGGGTGCGCTTCTCTTGAATATTCTTTCAAAATATTGTGAAG cattctcctcAATGGTTGAGGGAAAGAATGAGGAGATGTCTACATCCGAGTTATCTGGTGGAGCACGTATCCATTACATTTTTCAATCCATATTTGTCAAAAGTTTAGAG GAGGTGGATCCATGTGAAGACCTGACTGATGATGACATCCGTACTGCCATACAGAATGCTACGGGGCCTAAATCAGCATTGTTTGTTCCAGAA GTGCCATTTGAGGTTCTTGTGCGAAGGCAAATATCTCGTCTATTGGATCCAAGTCTTCAGTGTGCCAGGTTTATCTATGATGAATTAATGAAG ATCAGCCATCGCTGTATGGTTACTGAACTGCAACGATTCCCTTTCTTGCGTAAGCGCATGGATGAAGTTATAGGGAACTTTTTACGAGAAGGCCTTGAACCGTCGGAGAATATGATTGCGCACATGGTAGAAATGGAG ATGGACTACATAAACACTTCCCACCCAAATTTTATTGGTGGAAGCAAGGCATTAGAAATTGCTGTGCAACAGAGCAAGTCTTCTAGGGCTGCTATATCAGTTTCTAGGCAGAAG GATGCTCTGGAGTCTGATAAGGGATCAGCCTCTGAAAGAAGTGTGAAATCCCGGGCTATTCTTGCAAGACAAGCCAATGGAGTAGTCACTGATCCG GGTGTCCGAGCTGCATCCGATGTTGAAAAAAGTGTACCCTCTG GAAACACTGTTGGATCAAGTTGGGGTATATCATCCATTTTTGGTGGAGGTGATAGCCGAATGACTGTGAAGGAGAATATGGCTAGTAAACCACAAACTGAACCCATTCACAGCGTGGAGCATTCATTCTCTATGATCCATTTGAGAGAG CCACCTCCAATCTTGAGGCCATCAGAGAGCAATTCAGAGACAGAAGTTATTGAAATAACAGTGACAAAGTTGCTTCTGCGATCGTACTATGACATTGTCAGGAAAAATGTTGAGGATCTTATCCCTAAAGCAATTATGCACTTCTTG GTAAACAACACCAAAAGAGAGCTGCACAACGTCTTTATTAAAAAGCTATACAG AGACAACCTGTTTGAAGAAATGTTGCAAGAACCTGATGAGATAGCCTTGAAAAGAAAGCGCTGTAGAGAACTTCTTCGAGCTTATCAACAGGCTTTTAAG GACTTGGAGGAACTGCCCATGGAAGCTGAGACAGTTGAAAGAGGATACAGTTTGCCCGAAACAACTGGATTGCCCAAAATTCATGGATTGCCAACATCATCTATGTACTCTACAAGCAGTTCTGGAGACTATTATGCAGCTTCTCCAAAGCACTCCAAGTCGAAAAGGTCTTCACATTCCGGGGAATTTCAATCACCAATGCATGCTATACCAGATTCCAATGGAAGTGGAAGGCCATTCACGTCAGGCTTTTATCCCACTCTTGAAGGATGA
- the LOC137832748 gene encoding protein EXECUTER 1, chloroplastic-like isoform X2, which produces MKLAPDFWTPFRLPVGERRWKGKSVGKYRRGFSLSLHSLMVGWWAGMSKDTIDPHGVIIRITPEHGRYVATSYSPRQLATSASGVPLFEIFLIKNKNGEFKSQAVYLNQRGGSDSTPKKSTKALDAADRLSSVESPEDKSEQFVGTPEDPEVVDVEMKVLKLTTPDKVDKDIVSKVIEEVTEEEGNEDEDADEYSNKDNETETLELKDVESEIDDENELNSSLEAFQHAEQNEIAVNKAVIGGLVQKPSSSLTTRDVLRVPAKLETSGQDSFLFTIPKLFNQQVGHGKEKPSPDKPTKIQGEHSIVDSDIFNFARFIGKGKVPSKVLKNVEELVRFNLNRDRNHERLSESTMFSRIEIPTSLDPLNGLYISAHGPYSTEVIQLRCRYGYWQEDGGKKESSDLKFYQYVEALKLTGDPFVPAGQVAFRAKVGERHRLPPSGMISKELGLIARYRGQGRIAEPGFQNPRWVDGELVILDGKFFLKTGPVVGFLYWVPKRPYIVLWSPLRLQQ; this is translated from the exons ATGAAGCTGGCACCGGACTT TTGGACTCCTTTTCGGCTTCCtgtgggggagaggagatggaAAGGGAAAAGTGTTGGAAAATATAGGAGAGGCTTCAGTCTCTCATTGCATTCCTTAATG GTGGGTTGGTGGGCTGGAATGTCGAAAGACACTATTGATCCACATGGTGTAATTATTCGCATAACTCCAGAGCATGGAAGATACGTGGCAACGAGTTATAGTCCTAG GCAACTTGCTACTTCTGCTTCTGGTGTCCCTCTATTTgaaatttttcttataaagaaTAAGAATGGTGAATTTAAGTCACAG GCTGTGTACTTAAATCAGAGAGGAGGTTCCGATAGTACCCCAAAGAAATCCACTAAAGCATTGGATGCTGCTGATAGATTGAGTTCTGTGGAGTCACCTGAAGATAAAAGTGAGCAATTTGTTGGGACTCCTGAAGATCCGGAGGTTGTTGATGTAGAGATGAAGGTTTTGAAGCTCACAACTCCGGACAAAGTGGACAAGGATATAGTATCTAAGGTTATTGAGGAGGTAACTGAGGAAGAAGggaatgaagatgaagatgcagATGAATATTCTAACAAGGACAATGAGACAGAAACTCTGGAACTGAAAGATGTTGAGTCTGAAATTGATGATGAGAATGAATTAAATTCTAGTCTGGAAGCTTTTCAACATGCAGAACAAAATGAAATCGCAGTCAACAAAGCTGTCATTGGTGGTCTTGTTCAGAAACCTTCCAGCAGTTTGACTACTAGAGATGTGCTTCGAGTTCCTGCAAAGCTGGAGACATCTGGACAAGATTCATTTTTGTTTACCATACCAAAATTATTCAATCAACAGGTTGGTCATGGCAAAGAGAAACCTTCACCAGATAAACCAACAAAGATTCAAGGCGAACATAGTATTGTTGATAgtgatatatttaattttgcCAGGTTCATTGGAAAGGGGAAAGTACCCTCAAAG GTGCTTAAAAATGTGGAAGAATTAGTAAGATTTAATCTTAACCGGGATCGTAACCATGAACGATTGTCTGAGTCAACTATGTTCAGTCGCATTGAAATACCAACTTCTTTAGATCCTTTGAATG GTCTATACATTAGTGCACATGGCCCTTACTCAACTGAAGTAATTCAACTGAGATGTAGATATGGCTATTGGCAAGAAGATGGTGGGAAAAAGGAGTCTTCCGATCTTAAATTTTATCAGTATGTGGAAGCCTTGAAACTGACTGGGGATCCTTTTGTACCAGCTGGCCAG GTAGCATTTCGAGCAAAAGTTGGAGAGAGGCATCGGCTTCCTCCCAGTGGAATGATTTCCAAAGAGCTTGGATTG ATTGCACGCTATAGAGGTCAAGGGAGGATTGCAGAGCCAGGATTTCAGAATCCTCGATGGGTTGATGGTGAACTCGTGATACTAGATGGCAAG TTCTTCCTCAAAACAGGACCTGTTGTTGGATTTCTGTATTGGGTCCCTAAACGTCCGTATATCGTATTGTGGAGTCCGCTGAGGCTTCAACAATAG
- the LOC137832748 gene encoding protein EXECUTER 1, chloroplastic-like isoform X1: MALTHASMASITSSSSSPTTIKKHFNFPNSKLCSTFLFSFSTPSLPLPSISHAVSDSLSRFNSVRCSASVEDSEWDWERWRHRFHEVEEQERLLRILKSRIGNAVKLEDYDDAATLKVAIAAVAKDDTVGTVISNLNRAVEEERYSDAAFLRDEAGTGLVGWWAGMSKDTIDPHGVIIRITPEHGRYVATSYSPRQLATSASGVPLFEIFLIKNKNGEFKSQAVYLNQRGGSDSTPKKSTKALDAADRLSSVESPEDKSEQFVGTPEDPEVVDVEMKVLKLTTPDKVDKDIVSKVIEEVTEEEGNEDEDADEYSNKDNETETLELKDVESEIDDENELNSSLEAFQHAEQNEIAVNKAVIGGLVQKPSSSLTTRDVLRVPAKLETSGQDSFLFTIPKLFNQQVGHGKEKPSPDKPTKIQGEHSIVDSDIFNFARFIGKGKVPSKVLKNVEELVRFNLNRDRNHERLSESTMFSRIEIPTSLDPLNGLYISAHGPYSTEVIQLRCRYGYWQEDGGKKESSDLKFYQYVEALKLTGDPFVPAGQVAFRAKVGERHRLPPSGMISKELGLIARYRGQGRIAEPGFQNPRWVDGELVILDGKFFLKTGPVVGFLYWVPKRPYIVLWSPLRLQQ, from the exons ATGGCACTCACACATGCATCCATGGCTTCCATAACATCGTCGTCGTCGTCTCCAACGACAATAAAAAAACACTTCAACTTCCCAAACTCCAAATTGTGCTCCACTTTCCTCTTCTCGTTCTCCACACCTTCGCTTCCACTTCCTTCCATATCTCACGCCGTCTCCGATTCCCTCAGCAGATTCAATTCTGTGCGCTGTTCGGCCTCCGTGGAAGACTCCGAATGGGATTGGGAACGGTGGCGCCACCGCTTCCACGAGGTCGAGGAACAGGAGCGTCTCCTCCGCATTCTCAAG TCTCGCATTGGTAATGCTGTGAAGTTGGAGGATTATGATGATGCGGCTACGCTTAAGGTGGCCATTGCAGCTGTAGCTAAGGATGACACTGTTGGAACGGTCATATCAAATCTAAAT AGGGCCGTAGAGGAAGAGCGGTACAGTGATGCAGCTTTCTTAAGAGATGAAGCTGGCACCGGACTT GTGGGTTGGTGGGCTGGAATGTCGAAAGACACTATTGATCCACATGGTGTAATTATTCGCATAACTCCAGAGCATGGAAGATACGTGGCAACGAGTTATAGTCCTAG GCAACTTGCTACTTCTGCTTCTGGTGTCCCTCTATTTgaaatttttcttataaagaaTAAGAATGGTGAATTTAAGTCACAG GCTGTGTACTTAAATCAGAGAGGAGGTTCCGATAGTACCCCAAAGAAATCCACTAAAGCATTGGATGCTGCTGATAGATTGAGTTCTGTGGAGTCACCTGAAGATAAAAGTGAGCAATTTGTTGGGACTCCTGAAGATCCGGAGGTTGTTGATGTAGAGATGAAGGTTTTGAAGCTCACAACTCCGGACAAAGTGGACAAGGATATAGTATCTAAGGTTATTGAGGAGGTAACTGAGGAAGAAGggaatgaagatgaagatgcagATGAATATTCTAACAAGGACAATGAGACAGAAACTCTGGAACTGAAAGATGTTGAGTCTGAAATTGATGATGAGAATGAATTAAATTCTAGTCTGGAAGCTTTTCAACATGCAGAACAAAATGAAATCGCAGTCAACAAAGCTGTCATTGGTGGTCTTGTTCAGAAACCTTCCAGCAGTTTGACTACTAGAGATGTGCTTCGAGTTCCTGCAAAGCTGGAGACATCTGGACAAGATTCATTTTTGTTTACCATACCAAAATTATTCAATCAACAGGTTGGTCATGGCAAAGAGAAACCTTCACCAGATAAACCAACAAAGATTCAAGGCGAACATAGTATTGTTGATAgtgatatatttaattttgcCAGGTTCATTGGAAAGGGGAAAGTACCCTCAAAG GTGCTTAAAAATGTGGAAGAATTAGTAAGATTTAATCTTAACCGGGATCGTAACCATGAACGATTGTCTGAGTCAACTATGTTCAGTCGCATTGAAATACCAACTTCTTTAGATCCTTTGAATG GTCTATACATTAGTGCACATGGCCCTTACTCAACTGAAGTAATTCAACTGAGATGTAGATATGGCTATTGGCAAGAAGATGGTGGGAAAAAGGAGTCTTCCGATCTTAAATTTTATCAGTATGTGGAAGCCTTGAAACTGACTGGGGATCCTTTTGTACCAGCTGGCCAG GTAGCATTTCGAGCAAAAGTTGGAGAGAGGCATCGGCTTCCTCCCAGTGGAATGATTTCCAAAGAGCTTGGATTG ATTGCACGCTATAGAGGTCAAGGGAGGATTGCAGAGCCAGGATTTCAGAATCCTCGATGGGTTGATGGTGAACTCGTGATACTAGATGGCAAG TTCTTCCTCAAAACAGGACCTGTTGTTGGATTTCTGTATTGGGTCCCTAAACGTCCGTATATCGTATTGTGGAGTCCGCTGAGGCTTCAACAATAG
- the LOC137833193 gene encoding uncharacterized protein — translation MRREGEAERENVPLLTASSSRRRVRTRLRTTPDSFLSLCRCFSFLVVLSSIFCIAVNVLSAIRSFRNQSDIFDGIFRCYAVFIACFVVLAETEWSFIIKFWKVVEYWVARGILQIFVAVMTRAFPDYSGERKVLIVLQSIACYMLLACGVIYVVSGILCFGFLKRSLQKQEISREQAAKDLEELERRREELEQLLITE, via the exons ATGCGTAGAGAAGGTGAAGCTGAGAGAGAAAACGTTCCTCTGCTAACTGCAAGTTCGAGCAGGAGAAGGGTGAGAACGAGACTCAGAACCACACCAGATTCTTTCTTGTCACTCTGCAGATGCTTCAGCTTCCTCGTCGTTCTATCTTCCATCTTCTGCATCGCCGTTAATGTCCTCTCTGCAATTCGCTCATTCAGAAACCAATCCgat ATTTTCGACGGCATATTTCGGTGTTACGCCGTTTTCATAGCGTGCTTCGTGGTTCTGGCTGAGACGGAATGGAGCTTCATCATCAAGTTCTGGAAG GTTGTCGAGTATTGGGTTGCCAGGGGTATCCTGCAGATTTT TGTTGCAGTCATGACTAGGGCCTTCCCTGACTATAGTGGGGAGCGAAAAGTGCTTATAGTTCTTCAGAGCATAGCGTGCTATATGCTTCTTGCTTGTGGCGTAATTTACGTTGTGTCG GGAATCCTTTGCTTTGGTTTTCTGAAACGTTCCCTCCAGAAGCAAGAGATATCCAGAGAGCAAGCAGCAAAGGATCTTGAG GAGTTGGAACGGCGTAGAGAAGAACTTGAACAACTGCTTATAACAGAATAG
- the LOC137832745 gene encoding probable glycosyltransferase At5g03795, which yields MSPSREKSISVANLPAVRNRPRGPRGSCGSCGSVNLATTACIVVNVIYMLLLFVCSKQLHSPLRKRAFLFDSSVFHFPEEAFRLDYEQMEEEFKVFVYPDGDPETYFHTPRKLTGKYASEGYFFKNIRESRFVTDDPRRAHLFFLPISCHKMRGRGLTNEDMIDEVKKYVEYVKFKYPYWNRTLGADHFFVTCHDIGVKATKGVPHLMKNSIRVVCSSRYDDDDYIPHKDVTLPQVQLPFFHPPGGNDFKNRNTLAFWAGRSDSRLKDDLTAMWDNDTELDIQNNRIDFRATGHLVFMERLYKSKFCLCPHGPIGSSRITDSIHFGCVPVIMSNYYDLPFNDVLDWRKFSVILKETDVYLLKDILRSISEKHFMILNQNLVKIQKHFNWNTPPVRLDAFHMVMYELWRRRHLIRY from the exons ATGTCACCTTCACGAGAAAAATCAATTTCGGTCGCAAACCTTCCGGCGGTCAGGAACCGCCCCCGTGGCCCTCGCGGCTCTTGCGGCTCTTGCGGCAGCGTAAACCTCGCCACCACCGCGTGCATTGTCGTCAACGTCATCTATATGCTTTTGCTCTTCGTCTGCTCCAAGCAACTACACTCTCCCCTCCGCAAG CGTGCGTTCTTGTTCGATTCCAGCGTGTTCCACTTTCCGGAGGAAGCTTTCCGCTTAGACTACGAGCAGATGGAGGAGGAGTTCAAGGTGTTCGTGTATCCCGACGGAGATCCTGAAACGTATTTTCACACGCCAAGGAAACTCACTGGAAAATACGCCAGCGAAGGATACTTCTTCAAGAACATCAGAGAGAGCCGATTCGTCACCGACGATCCGCGTCGAGCTCACCTCTTTTTCCTTCCTATTTCTTGCCACAAAATGCGAGGCAGA GGGTTGACTAACGAGGATATGATAGATGAAGTAAAGAAGTATGTGGAGTACGTAAAGTTTAAGTACCCTTACTGGAACAGAACCTTGGGTGCTGATCATTTTTTTGTGACTTGCCACGATATCGGAGTGAAGGCTACTAAAGGAGTTCCACATCTGATGAAAAATTCTATTAGAGTGGTTTGTTCATCACGTTATGACGACGATGATTACATTCCACACAAGGATGTTACCCTACCTCAAGTGCAGCTACCATTTTTTCACCCTCCAGGAGGGAATGATTTCAAGAATAG GAACACGCTCGCTTTCTGGGCTGGTCGTTCTGATTCAAGATTGAAAGATGATCTAACAGCTATGTGGGACAATGATACAGAACTAGACATCCAGAACAACAGAATTGATTTTCGAGCGACTGGACATTTGGTATTCATGGAGAGACTTTATAAATCCAAGTTTTGTTTGTGCCCTCATGGGCCTATCGGCAGCAGTCGTATCACAGACTCAATCCACTTTGGGTGTGTACCAG TTATCATGTCAAACTATTATGACTTGCCTTTTAATGATGTCCTGGATTGGAGGAAATTCTCTGTTATACTGAAGGAGACTGACGTCTATCTGCTCAAAGATATTCTCAGAAGCATATCTGAGAAACATTTCATGATATTGAATCAGAACTTAGTAAAG ATCCAAAAGCATTTCAACTGGAATACACCTCCTGTCAGACTAGATGCGTTTCATATGGTCATGTATGAACTCTGGCGACGCCGCCATCTGATTAGGTACTGA